From one Streptomyces sp. SCSIO 30461 genomic stretch:
- a CDS encoding NADP-dependent oxidoreductase, translating to MSALPASSREWHLVARPNGWPESGDVALREVPVEEPGEGRILVRNLHFSVDPYMRGRMNDVKSYAPPYQLDRPMEGGAVGEVIASAAEGFAVGDHVLHGLGWREYAEVPAQQTTKVDPSVAPLSAYLGVLGMPGMTAYAGLFEVASFEEGDTVFVSGAAGAVGSLVGQMAKLKGASRVIGSAGSDEKVKLLVEEYGFDAAFNYKNGPVAEQLAAAAPDGIDVYFDNVGGEHLEAAISSFNDHGRAALCGMIAQYNATEPTPAPRNLIMMISKRLRLQGLLVSDHAALQPRFVQEVGGWLRSGELKYNETVVEGIENGFDAFLGMLRGENTGKMVVSLTR from the coding sequence ATGTCCGCACTTCCCGCGTCCAGCCGTGAATGGCACCTCGTCGCCCGCCCGAACGGCTGGCCCGAGTCCGGGGACGTCGCCCTACGCGAGGTTCCGGTGGAGGAGCCGGGCGAAGGCCGGATCCTCGTACGCAATCTGCACTTCTCGGTCGACCCGTACATGCGCGGCCGGATGAACGATGTGAAGTCCTACGCCCCGCCGTACCAGCTCGACCGGCCCATGGAGGGCGGCGCCGTGGGCGAGGTCATCGCGTCCGCGGCCGAGGGCTTCGCCGTCGGCGACCACGTCCTGCACGGGCTCGGCTGGCGCGAGTACGCCGAAGTGCCTGCTCAGCAGACCACCAAGGTCGACCCGTCGGTGGCCCCGCTCTCCGCCTACCTGGGCGTGCTCGGCATGCCCGGGATGACCGCCTACGCGGGTCTCTTCGAGGTGGCCTCCTTCGAGGAGGGCGACACGGTGTTCGTGTCCGGCGCCGCCGGGGCCGTCGGCAGCCTGGTCGGGCAGATGGCGAAGCTGAAGGGCGCCTCGCGGGTCATCGGTTCGGCCGGCTCGGACGAGAAGGTCAAGCTGCTGGTGGAGGAGTACGGCTTCGACGCAGCCTTCAACTACAAGAACGGCCCCGTGGCCGAGCAGCTCGCCGCCGCCGCGCCCGACGGGATCGACGTGTACTTCGACAACGTCGGCGGTGAGCACCTGGAGGCGGCGATCTCCTCGTTCAACGACCATGGCCGCGCCGCCCTCTGCGGAATGATCGCCCAGTACAACGCCACCGAGCCCACTCCTGCACCGCGCAACCTCATCATGATGATCAGCAAGCGGCTGCGGCTCCAGGGCTTGCTCGTCTCCGACCACGCGGCCCTCCAGCCCCGGTTCGTCCAGGAAGTGGGCGGCTGGCTGCGGTCCGGCGAGCTCAAGTACAACGAGACCGTCGTCGAGGGCATCGAGAACGGCTTCGACGCCTTCCTCGGCATGCTGCGCGGCGAGAACACCGGCAAGATGGTCGTGTCGCTGACCCGCTGA